A genomic segment from uncultured Marinifilum sp. encodes:
- a CDS encoding glycerate kinase — MTKIIIAPDKFKGSLSGLEFCDAVERGIKKQVSDVEIEKLPLADGGDGTVEVLKYYLDGELIFLNVSDPLGRPVKASYLYSESKKTAFIEMAEASGIRLLSDEEANPLKTSTYGTGELIKDAIEKGVEHIILGIGGSATNDAGLGMARALGYRLFDKKANELEGKGEDLNSLVKIDSLNVHPQLKDVKFEVACDVDNPLYGKKGAAYVYSAQKGAKPDMIMQLDSGLRNFNEVVKKQFNADFQLVRGAGAAGGLGAGCILFLDAKLNSGVDLIKQEARFDEKIKDADWIITGEGKFDSQTFSGKVIRGVIDSITTQKLALFCGVVDLTEQELKQIKIDYISQTANYASSLNDSIKNASIYLEKASEDFAKRIKS, encoded by the coding sequence ATGACCAAAATAATTATAGCTCCCGATAAATTTAAAGGATCCTTAAGCGGATTAGAATTTTGCGATGCGGTAGAAAGAGGAATTAAAAAGCAAGTTTCGGATGTGGAAATTGAGAAATTACCGCTTGCCGATGGTGGCGACGGAACTGTTGAGGTTTTAAAATACTACTTAGATGGTGAGTTAATTTTCCTGAATGTGAGTGATCCCTTGGGAAGACCTGTAAAAGCTTCTTATTTATATTCCGAAAGCAAAAAAACGGCTTTTATCGAAATGGCCGAAGCTTCGGGAATTCGTCTGTTGAGCGATGAAGAGGCGAATCCGCTAAAGACAAGTACTTATGGTACCGGCGAGCTGATTAAAGACGCAATAGAAAAAGGAGTGGAGCACATTATTTTGGGAATTGGAGGAAGTGCCACCAACGATGCAGGTTTAGGCATGGCTCGAGCTTTAGGTTATCGGTTATTCGATAAAAAAGCTAATGAATTAGAGGGAAAAGGAGAAGATTTAAATTCCCTGGTAAAAATTGATTCCTTAAATGTTCATCCTCAATTAAAAGATGTAAAATTCGAAGTTGCCTGCGATGTTGATAATCCGCTTTATGGTAAAAAAGGTGCTGCTTATGTTTATTCTGCTCAAAAAGGTGCAAAGCCCGATATGATTATGCAGTTGGATAGTGGATTAAGAAATTTTAATGAGGTGGTAAAGAAGCAATTTAATGCAGATTTTCAATTGGTAAGAGGAGCTGGAGCAGCTGGCGGATTAGGGGCTGGATGCATTTTGTTTCTGGATGCTAAGCTAAACTCTGGTGTTGATCTGATTAAACAGGAAGCCAGATTCGATGAAAAAATAAAAGATGCCGACTGGATTATTACCGGAGAAGGAAAATTCGATTCTCAAACTTTCTCGGGCAAGGTAATTCGTGGTGTTATCGATTCCATTACTACGCAAAAATTAGCCTTGTTTTGTGGCGTAGTTGATCTTACTGAACAGGAGTTGAAACAGATTAAAATAGATTACATTTCCCAAACTGCAAATTATGCAAGCAGCTTGAATGATTCTATAAAAAATGCAAGTATTTATCTGGAAAAAGCAAGTGAGGACTTTGCAAAAAGAATTAAAAGTTAG
- a CDS encoding pyruvate carboxylase subunit B, with amino-acid sequence MIFDKHGVLQMTQMNYGSDRPKAENPIKINDVSLRDGHQSLFATRGRTEDMLPVAEMIDEAGYNAVETWGGATFDTMHRFLGEDPWERLRVLKKYMPKTPFSMLLRGQNVVGYRNYADDVVQSFVQRSIDNGMDIFRCFDALNDFRNFETAAKVIKDNKKHLQGVVCYTLNQPRLGGEVYNMEYYINKVKDLIEFGVDSVCIKDMAGLIAPYDIYNLVREIKKFTDTPINLHTHFTSGMGDLAIFKAIEAGVDIVDTCIGPYAYRTSHPAVEPMIMSLLGTNRDSGMDINKINEIAAEMEKYIPKYKHLDNSPKYATTDINVLLHQTPGGMLSNLVNQLKAMDALDKLPEVYRLLPKVRKDLGNIPLVTPTSQIVGVQTVNNVLFDSYEGEYAQITKEVKDLCYGLYGKTTHPINPEVQKKALKDYPRGEEPITVRPGSILEPEMDAVKAEFGDLTKDIDDEVLCALYPVTGKRFLKWKYGLEEVPADVKAKTMAEVEKENELVRKALSGELTSKGKGTGRELEVTVDGETFTVEVNDPNGPATPQFKGRKKKDAAKDEMESGSVVAPIPGMIVECKVKVGDEVKVGDTLVVLEAMKMMNNLDAKSEGTVKEIKCDSGDSVAKGDLLLVIEPKA; translated from the coding sequence ATGATATTCGATAAGCACGGGGTTTTACAAATGACCCAAATGAATTATGGCAGCGATCGTCCAAAAGCTGAAAATCCAATTAAAATTAACGACGTAAGTTTACGTGATGGCCACCAGTCATTATTCGCAACTCGCGGTCGTACTGAAGATATGTTGCCAGTAGCAGAAATGATTGATGAAGCAGGATATAATGCTGTTGAAACATGGGGTGGAGCTACTTTTGATACTATGCACCGTTTCTTGGGTGAAGATCCATGGGAGCGTCTAAGAGTATTGAAAAAATACATGCCAAAAACACCATTTTCAATGCTTCTTCGTGGACAGAATGTGGTAGGATACCGTAACTACGCTGATGATGTAGTTCAGTCTTTTGTTCAAAGATCAATAGATAACGGTATGGATATCTTCCGTTGTTTCGATGCATTGAATGATTTCAGAAATTTCGAAACAGCAGCTAAAGTTATTAAGGATAACAAAAAGCATTTACAAGGTGTTGTATGTTATACTTTGAACCAACCTCGTTTGGGTGGTGAAGTATACAATATGGAATACTACATTAATAAAGTAAAAGATCTTATCGAATTCGGTGTTGATTCTGTTTGTATTAAAGATATGGCCGGATTGATAGCTCCTTATGATATTTATAATTTGGTTCGCGAAATCAAGAAATTTACTGATACACCAATTAACTTGCATACACACTTTACTTCAGGTATGGGTGACCTTGCAATTTTCAAAGCTATCGAAGCTGGTGTAGATATCGTTGATACTTGTATCGGACCTTATGCTTACCGTACTTCTCATCCAGCAGTTGAGCCAATGATTATGTCATTATTAGGCACAAACCGCGACTCAGGAATGGACATTAATAAGATTAATGAGATTGCTGCTGAAATGGAGAAATATATTCCTAAATACAAGCACTTAGACAATAGTCCTAAGTATGCTACTACTGATATCAATGTATTATTACACCAAACTCCAGGTGGAATGCTTTCTAACCTTGTTAATCAGTTGAAAGCTATGGATGCATTGGATAAATTACCAGAAGTATATCGTTTACTTCCTAAGGTTCGTAAAGATCTAGGTAATATTCCATTGGTTACTCCTACATCTCAAATTGTTGGTGTACAAACAGTAAATAATGTACTATTCGATTCTTACGAAGGAGAATATGCACAAATTACAAAAGAGGTAAAAGACCTTTGTTACGGATTGTATGGTAAAACTACTCATCCAATTAATCCAGAGGTTCAAAAGAAAGCTCTTAAAGATTACCCTAGAGGTGAAGAGCCTATTACAGTTCGTCCAGGATCTATTCTTGAGCCAGAAATGGATGCCGTTAAAGCCGAATTCGGAGATCTTACTAAAGATATTGATGATGAAGTTTTATGCGCTCTTTATCCTGTAACAGGAAAACGCTTCTTGAAATGGAAATATGGTTTGGAAGAAGTTCCTGCTGATGTTAAAGCTAAAACCATGGCCGAAGTAGAAAAAGAGAATGAACTTGTAAGAAAAGCTCTTTCTGGAGAACTTACTTCTAAAGGAAAAGGTACAGGTCGTGAGCTTGAGGTTACTGTTGATGGAGAAACCTTTACTGTAGAAGTTAACGATCCTAACGGTCCAGCTACACCTCAGTTTAAAGGTCGTAAGAAAAAAGATGCTGCCAAAGACGAAATGGAGTCAGGTAGTGTTGTTGCTCCAATCCCAGGTATGATTGTAGAGTGTAAAGTAAAAGTTGGCGACGAAGTAAAAGTAGGAGATACATTAGTAGTACTTGAAGCAATGAAGATGATGAACAATCTTGATGCTAAATCGGAAGGTACTGTAAAAGAAATTAAATGCGATTCTGGTGATTCTGTTGCTAAAGGTGATTTGCTTTTAGTAATTGAGCCAAAAGCCTAA
- a CDS encoding glycoside hydrolase family 38 C-terminal domain-containing protein, with the protein MAQKTAHIISHTHWDREWYLNSKYTNEWLIPFFDNLFKMFEKEPDYIFVLDGQMAMVEDYFEELDKHNYNVNEYKRKIRKYVNQDRLFIGPYYLQPDWQLLSDESLVRNLMYGIQAAKELGGAMKVGWMLDNFGQISQTSQIHDQFKLEGLYVWRGVEMDPTDVQSEFYWRSPDGTSIPSMYLLDSYRNVMRLAEFNDIMRDRVYDEVKKLTPFATTSHVLLMNGYDQEMIPDDIQPYISNGKMDTPEYKIIQSNPEKYIRDVMSEHPQLKTLNGALYSGRFISVFPGVMSARMYLKLQNDEQQKALEKRVEPLATLVWALGGEYEKTQIKEAWKTLLKNHPHDSICGVSIDDVHTDMENRTRVVNQLTQSLTEQKLKELCSMINTSKCAKDEVKIVFNPTLEKRTENVSFENGDYYVKDIPAMGYKVVEGSDKAAGKLEVDGLKVSNSEIEVSFNENGSFNILYKKSGKKFENQGIIEDKADTGDEYNYSYPDKDVIITSENCKAKIEIAEQSPTKVTVRTELVMNLPECDADSHKTRSTTMRDLPIVSYITVEVDSPIVKCKTALRNTVKDHLMRVLFKSGVYTEFAHAGSPFDVVKRPIHIEDYDESSIPEDVKKVIIGAREAKPNTIFLNREFVDLTDNKDGLAVFSKGLPEYQVVEKDTIALTLFRSVGWIAKEINSRIGDAGPEIFTPDAQCLREMQFEYAVYPHQGNTEEAKVCSLSNLYNSDLVCCTTNKHEGELATQATYFNAKDSLNTLKITAVKRSEDGKSVVIRGYNSAESTTEVRISSAFKVGKAAFTNLLEEETELLRMVNDGAEFKLDAKKIFSLKLDLIRENYQPNDDCELVYEYNRKKESFEGFEYASYVSEEEIQSELARAEALKDKADHPMWRRTALEAQLSAILARHRSNEERITELGYGLNEARVQRRVYDYIKQFKDPDKK; encoded by the coding sequence ATGGCACAGAAAACAGCGCATATAATTTCGCACACCCATTGGGACAGAGAGTGGTATTTGAATAGCAAATACACAAATGAATGGTTAATTCCTTTTTTCGATAACTTGTTTAAGATGTTCGAGAAAGAACCAGATTATATTTTTGTGCTTGATGGGCAGATGGCGATGGTGGAAGACTATTTCGAGGAGTTAGACAAGCACAACTACAATGTAAATGAGTATAAGCGTAAGATTAGAAAATATGTGAATCAGGATCGCTTGTTTATTGGACCTTATTATTTACAGCCAGACTGGCAGTTGCTTAGCGATGAGTCGTTGGTTCGTAATCTGATGTATGGTATTCAGGCGGCAAAAGAGTTGGGTGGAGCTATGAAAGTAGGATGGATGCTCGATAACTTTGGGCAGATTTCTCAAACTTCACAGATTCATGATCAGTTTAAGCTGGAAGGTTTGTATGTGTGGCGAGGTGTTGAGATGGATCCTACAGATGTGCAATCAGAGTTTTACTGGAGATCGCCTGATGGAACGTCGATTCCATCGATGTATTTGCTGGATAGTTACCGAAATGTAATGCGTTTGGCAGAGTTTAACGATATCATGCGCGACAGGGTATACGACGAGGTGAAGAAATTAACTCCATTTGCAACAACAAGTCATGTGTTGCTGATGAATGGTTACGATCAGGAAATGATTCCGGATGATATTCAACCATACATTTCTAATGGTAAAATGGATACACCGGAATATAAAATTATTCAGTCAAATCCAGAGAAGTACATACGCGATGTAATGAGTGAGCATCCTCAGTTAAAAACATTGAATGGAGCTTTGTATAGCGGACGTTTTATTTCGGTGTTCCCGGGAGTAATGTCGGCGCGAATGTATCTGAAATTGCAAAACGATGAGCAGCAAAAAGCATTGGAGAAGCGTGTTGAGCCTTTGGCAACATTGGTTTGGGCATTAGGAGGAGAATACGAGAAAACTCAGATAAAGGAAGCCTGGAAAACTTTATTGAAGAATCATCCTCACGATAGTATTTGCGGGGTAAGTATCGACGATGTACATACCGATATGGAAAATCGAACCCGGGTTGTGAATCAGTTAACACAATCCTTAACCGAGCAAAAACTGAAGGAATTGTGCAGTATGATTAATACCTCGAAATGTGCCAAGGATGAGGTGAAGATTGTATTTAATCCAACTTTGGAGAAAAGAACAGAGAATGTTTCTTTCGAGAATGGAGATTACTATGTGAAGGATATTCCGGCAATGGGATACAAAGTAGTTGAAGGATCGGATAAAGCAGCAGGAAAGCTGGAAGTTGATGGGCTGAAAGTCAGCAACAGCGAAATAGAGGTAAGTTTTAATGAAAACGGATCGTTTAATATTCTGTACAAGAAATCGGGTAAAAAATTCGAGAATCAGGGAATAATTGAAGATAAAGCCGATACTGGCGATGAGTACAATTATTCATATCCTGATAAAGATGTGATTATTACCAGTGAGAATTGCAAGGCTAAAATTGAAATTGCAGAGCAGTCGCCAACAAAAGTTACCGTACGTACCGAATTGGTGATGAATTTGCCGGAATGCGATGCGGATAGTCACAAAACAAGATCGACAACAATGCGCGATTTGCCAATCGTATCATACATTACCGTTGAGGTTGACTCACCAATTGTGAAGTGTAAAACAGCGCTGAGAAATACAGTGAAAGATCACCTGATGCGTGTGCTGTTTAAATCTGGTGTTTATACCGAATTTGCACATGCAGGAAGCCCGTTCGATGTAGTGAAAAGACCAATTCATATTGAAGATTACGATGAGTCATCGATACCTGAAGATGTGAAAAAAGTGATTATTGGAGCCAGAGAGGCCAAACCAAATACCATCTTCCTAAATCGTGAGTTTGTCGATTTAACAGATAATAAAGATGGCTTGGCAGTATTCTCGAAAGGATTACCCGAATATCAGGTGGTTGAAAAGGATACCATTGCCTTAACTTTGTTCCGATCGGTAGGATGGATTGCAAAAGAGATTAATTCGCGTATTGGTGATGCAGGACCAGAAATTTTTACTCCCGATGCCCAGTGTTTAAGAGAAATGCAGTTTGAATATGCTGTATATCCTCACCAGGGAAATACCGAAGAAGCAAAGGTTTGTAGTCTGTCGAATTTGTACAATTCCGATTTGGTTTGTTGCACAACCAATAAGCACGAAGGAGAACTGGCTACTCAGGCAACTTATTTTAATGCGAAGGATAGCTTAAATACATTAAAAATAACAGCTGTAAAACGTAGCGAAGATGGTAAATCGGTAGTGATTCGCGGATACAACTCGGCGGAAAGTACAACCGAGGTTAGAATTAGCAGTGCATTTAAAGTAGGAAAGGCTGCTTTTACGAATCTATTGGAAGAAGAAACGGAATTGTTACGTATGGTGAACGATGGAGCTGAATTTAAGTTGGATGCTAAGAAAATATTTAGTTTGAAACTTGATTTAATCCGTGAGAATTATCAGCCAAACGACGATTGTGAACTTGTTTACGAGTACAACAGAAAGAAAGAATCCTTCGAAGGTTTTGAGTATGCAAGTTATGTGTCTGAAGAAGAGATTCAAAGCGAATTGGCAAGAGCTGAAGCATTAAAAGATAAAGCAGATCATCCGATGTGGAGGAGAACAGCTTTGGAGGCGCAGTTATCGGCAATTTTAGCCCGACACAGATCAAACGAAGAAAGGATAACTGAGTTAGGTTATGGATTGAATGAAGCAAGAGTTCAACGTCGGGTATACGATTATATCAAGCAATTTAAAGATCCGGATAAAAAATAA
- a CDS encoding fructose-1,6-bisphosphatase translates to MVHNNERDELLKNNYSEDELRFLNLLAEKFPTVQAACTEIINLESILNLPKGTEHFLTDIHGEYETFSHVLRNASGMVRKKIDIVYGDSLAEKDKKQLATLIYYPEEKLKLITNQQEDLNYWFGITLRRLIDVARVSADKYTQSKVRKAMPVDFAYVIDELLNEPTAKKEKYFDCIIQSIIDVDRANQFIVAISKFIQRLLIDRLHIIGDIYDRGPFADKVMDLIHDHYSVDIQWGNHDIVWMAAATGIRASIAAVIRLSARYNNLDTLEDAYGINLMPLATFAMKAYENDPCEAFIPKNTPAENIGSTHIKLTSKMHKAIMVIEMKLAGEIIRRSPEMEMDDRLLLDKIDYEKGTISIDGRELPLNDKSFPTIDPKNPYELTKEEKELAEKLRYSFLYCEKLQRHIKTLFSKGGTYLSYNSNLLFHGCIPLDENGDFKELCLQGEKYKGKSLCDQFDLICRRAYFNREHPEKTSKDRAYMWYLWSGAYSPLFGKKKMATFERYFLDDKEVQKEETNMYYKLRDDKEACSRILEEFGLDPEVSHIINGHVPVKVAKGESPVKADGKLFVIDGGMSKPYQKVTGIAGYTLIYDSYSLILAEHTSFESKQRAILDEIDIVSTRSMIEHATTRIRVGDTIIGENLRQQIQDLNRLLEAYRKGVVKIKRV, encoded by the coding sequence ATGGTGCATAACAACGAAAGAGATGAATTGTTGAAAAACAATTACAGTGAAGATGAATTGAGATTTTTAAACTTGCTGGCCGAAAAATTTCCCACTGTTCAGGCTGCCTGTACCGAAATTATTAATCTGGAATCTATACTTAATTTACCCAAAGGAACAGAACATTTTCTAACAGATATACATGGAGAATATGAGACTTTTAGCCATGTGTTAAGAAATGCTTCGGGAATGGTGCGCAAAAAAATAGATATTGTGTATGGAGATTCTTTGGCCGAGAAAGATAAAAAGCAGTTGGCAACATTAATTTATTATCCCGAGGAAAAACTTAAACTAATTACCAACCAGCAAGAAGATTTAAATTATTGGTTTGGAATTACGCTTCGTCGTTTAATTGATGTAGCTCGGGTTTCGGCTGATAAATACACTCAATCGAAAGTACGAAAAGCAATGCCAGTCGATTTTGCTTACGTGATAGATGAGTTGTTAAACGAACCTACAGCTAAGAAAGAAAAGTATTTCGATTGTATTATTCAATCTATTATTGATGTTGACAGAGCCAATCAATTTATTGTTGCAATCAGTAAATTTATACAGCGATTATTAATAGATCGCTTACATATTATTGGCGATATTTACGATCGAGGTCCTTTTGCAGATAAAGTTATGGATCTTATTCACGATCATTATTCAGTTGATATACAATGGGGAAATCATGATATTGTATGGATGGCAGCGGCAACAGGAATTCGTGCCAGTATAGCCGCCGTAATTCGTTTAAGCGCACGATACAATAACCTGGATACTCTGGAAGATGCCTATGGAATAAATTTGATGCCCTTGGCTACCTTTGCAATGAAGGCTTATGAGAATGATCCATGCGAAGCTTTTATCCCTAAAAATACACCAGCAGAAAATATTGGCTCTACGCATATTAAATTAACAAGTAAGATGCACAAGGCCATTATGGTAATTGAAATGAAATTGGCCGGAGAAATAATAAGACGAAGTCCGGAAATGGAAATGGATGATCGATTACTACTCGATAAAATCGATTATGAGAAAGGTACCATAAGCATTGATGGTCGCGAACTTCCTTTAAACGATAAATCATTTCCTACCATAGATCCTAAAAATCCTTATGAACTCACAAAAGAGGAAAAGGAGTTGGCCGAGAAGCTTCGTTATTCTTTTTTGTATTGTGAAAAGTTGCAGCGCCATATCAAAACCTTGTTTTCGAAAGGTGGTACTTACCTTTCTTACAACTCAAATCTTTTGTTTCATGGTTGCATCCCTTTAGACGAAAATGGAGATTTTAAAGAGCTTTGTTTGCAAGGAGAAAAATACAAAGGGAAATCTCTTTGCGATCAGTTCGATTTAATTTGCCGCCGTGCCTACTTTAATCGTGAACATCCCGAAAAAACCAGTAAAGATAGGGCGTATATGTGGTATCTTTGGAGCGGTGCGTATTCTCCTTTATTCGGGAAAAAGAAAATGGCAACATTCGAACGTTATTTTCTCGACGATAAAGAAGTACAGAAAGAAGAGACTAATATGTACTATAAATTAAGAGACGATAAGGAGGCGTGTTCTCGTATTTTGGAAGAATTTGGACTCGATCCGGAAGTTTCTCACATTATTAATGGGCATGTGCCTGTAAAAGTTGCAAAAGGAGAAAGCCCCGTAAAGGCCGATGGAAAACTTTTCGTGATTGATGGAGGAATGTCGAAACCCTACCAAAAAGTAACTGGTATTGCAGGTTATACCTTAATTTATGATTCTTATAGCTTAATACTTGCAGAACATACCTCTTTCGAATCAAAACAAAGAGCTATACTCGATGAAATTGATATTGTATCAACAAGAAGTATGATTGAGCATGCAACAACACGAATTCGCGTTGGTGATACCATAATTGGTGAAAATCTGCGCCAGCAAATTCAGGATTTAAACCGATTACTGGAAGCTTATCGAAAAGGAGTAGTGAAAATTAAGAGAGTGTAG
- a CDS encoding acyl-CoA carboxylase subunit beta, producing the protein MKVSEKLDLLKKKREEVKKMGGDARVAKQHEKGKLSARERIDLLFDEGSFRELDMFVEHRCVNFGFETTEIAADGVIIGHGLVNGRPVFAYSQDFTSRGGSLGEMHAAKICKVMDLAVSAGAPIVGLNDSGGARVEEGVDALKGYGDVFMRNSRASGVIPQISAILGPCAGGAVYSPAMTDFVYMVKKQSHMFITSPYVIKTVTGEETTFEELGGAMAHNAKSGNAHFACDSDEETIESIRDILGYLPNNNLEETPQLPMGDDPERVCEELDTIIPDDPKTPYDMKSVIESVLDQGEFYEVHEYYAENAIVGFGRLDNQSVGIIANQPMIQAGCLDIDASDKISRFVRTCDAFNIPLITFVDVPGYLPGVQQELGGIIRHGAKLLWSYAEATVPKFTVVTRKDYGGAYLAMCAKPLGADMVFAWPTAEIAVMGAKGAVEVISTYKKEIAAADDRQAKTDEKIKEYEEAFNVPYLAAQRGHIDDVILPSETRSRLIDAMKAMHTKAEVLPAKKHGNIPL; encoded by the coding sequence ATGAAGGTATCTGAAAAATTAGATCTCTTAAAGAAAAAAAGAGAAGAAGTTAAAAAGATGGGCGGAGATGCTCGTGTTGCAAAGCAACATGAAAAAGGTAAGCTTTCTGCACGCGAGAGAATAGACTTGCTTTTTGATGAAGGAAGTTTTAGAGAATTGGATATGTTTGTGGAACATCGTTGTGTAAATTTTGGTTTCGAAACAACCGAAATTGCTGCTGATGGTGTAATTATTGGCCATGGTTTAGTTAATGGTCGTCCAGTATTTGCTTATTCTCAGGATTTTACTTCAAGAGGTGGATCTCTTGGTGAAATGCATGCTGCAAAAATCTGTAAAGTAATGGATTTGGCTGTAAGTGCTGGTGCTCCTATTGTTGGATTGAACGATTCGGGTGGAGCTCGTGTTGAAGAAGGAGTTGATGCTTTAAAAGGTTATGGTGATGTTTTCATGCGTAACTCTAGAGCTTCAGGAGTAATTCCTCAGATTTCTGCTATTTTGGGTCCTTGTGCTGGTGGAGCGGTATATTCTCCAGCAATGACTGACTTTGTATATATGGTTAAAAAGCAGAGTCACATGTTTATTACATCTCCTTATGTAATTAAAACAGTAACAGGTGAAGAAACTACTTTCGAAGAGCTTGGTGGAGCTATGGCTCACAATGCTAAAAGTGGTAATGCACATTTCGCCTGCGATTCAGATGAAGAGACTATTGAGTCGATTCGCGATATTTTAGGTTACCTACCTAATAATAACTTAGAGGAAACTCCTCAGTTGCCAATGGGTGACGATCCAGAGCGTGTTTGTGAAGAACTGGATACTATTATTCCAGACGATCCAAAAACACCTTACGATATGAAGTCTGTTATCGAATCAGTTCTTGATCAGGGTGAGTTTTACGAAGTTCATGAGTACTATGCAGAGAATGCTATTGTTGGTTTTGGTCGATTAGACAACCAATCGGTAGGTATTATCGCAAACCAACCAATGATTCAGGCAGGTTGTTTAGATATTGATGCTTCTGATAAAATTTCTCGCTTTGTTCGTACTTGTGATGCTTTTAATATTCCATTGATCACATTTGTAGATGTTCCAGGATATCTTCCAGGAGTACAGCAAGAGCTAGGTGGTATTATCCGTCACGGAGCAAAATTACTTTGGAGTTATGCCGAAGCTACTGTACCTAAATTTACTGTGGTAACACGTAAAGATTATGGTGGAGCTTATTTAGCAATGTGTGCTAAGCCATTAGGAGCCGATATGGTATTTGCATGGCCAACTGCCGAAATTGCAGTAATGGGTGCCAAAGGTGCCGTAGAAGTAATTTCTACTTACAAAAAAGAAATTGCTGCTGCTGATGATAGACAAGCTAAAACTGATGAGAAAATCAAGGAATACGAAGAAGCATTTAACGTTCCTTATTTAGCAGCTCAACGTGGACATATCGACGACGTAATTCTTCCTAGCGAAACTCGTTCAAGATTGATTGATGCCATGAAAGCTATGCATACAAAAGCAGAGGTTTTACCAGCTAAAAAGCACGGAAATATTCCATTGTAA